Proteins co-encoded in one Nitrospirota bacterium genomic window:
- a CDS encoding YicC/YloC family endoribonuclease — translation MTGYGRAEAPFGDLLVAVEVRSVNHRFCEVAARLPRSLSAYETRFRKVIQSRVARGRVDLTVNAGGDRQVKRVAVDLALARQYYDAYRNLKEQLGLAGEVSLEAVISARDVFACVDPEVDPAALAEHVEPLIVRALDGLDGMRRQEGEAIARDVAQRLHRVAATLERVEGRAPRMMAEYATRLRARASALAEGLDIDPSRLAQEVALYAERCDYTEEVTRIRSHLAQCEQALTSGGSIGRVLDFLVQELNREVNTIGSKANDAEVTSAVVAVKSELEKVREQVQNLE, via the coding sequence ATCTTCTGGTGGCGGTCGAGGTCCGGTCGGTCAACCACCGATTCTGCGAGGTGGCGGCTCGCCTTCCCAGGTCCCTCTCGGCATACGAAACCCGTTTTCGGAAGGTGATCCAGAGCCGGGTCGCCCGGGGACGGGTCGATCTGACGGTGAACGCCGGCGGCGACCGCCAGGTGAAGCGAGTGGCCGTCGACCTCGCGCTCGCCCGGCAGTATTACGACGCGTATCGGAACTTGAAGGAGCAACTGGGGCTGGCTGGGGAGGTGTCTTTGGAGGCGGTGATTTCGGCGCGAGACGTCTTCGCGTGCGTCGACCCCGAGGTCGACCCCGCGGCGTTGGCCGAGCACGTGGAACCGCTGATCGTCAGGGCGTTGGACGGCCTGGATGGCATGCGGCGACAAGAAGGCGAGGCCATTGCGCGGGACGTGGCGCAGCGGCTGCATCGGGTGGCAGCCACGCTCGAACGCGTTGAGGGCCGGGCGCCCCGCATGATGGCGGAGTACGCGACGCGATTGCGGGCACGGGCCAGCGCGTTGGCCGAAGGCCTCGACATCGACCCGAGCCGCCTCGCGCAGGAGGTCGCGCTGTACGCCGAGCGGTGCGACTACACCGAGGAGGTCACGCGAATACGCAGCCATCTGGCCCAGTGTGAACAGGCGCTGACGAGCGGCGGATCGATCGGGCGGGTGCTAGACTTCCTGGTGCAGGAATTGAATCGCGAGGTCAACACGATCGGCTCCAAGGCCAATGATGCGGAGGTGACCTCGGCGGTCGTGGCCGTGAAAAGCGAGTTGGAAAAGGTCCGTGAGCAGGTCCAGAATCTGGAATAG